The following coding sequences lie in one Thalassoglobus polymorphus genomic window:
- the folK gene encoding 2-amino-4-hydroxy-6-hydroxymethyldihydropteridine diphosphokinase produces MAEQVATSVIIALGSNIDPEKNLPAAVRFIAQNLRLTVLKVSSVYESAPLGFLDQAPFCNAAILVKTALAARPLKFDVLRSLEEKLGRVRDPANKNGPRTIDLDIGLYGALTFASEDLVIPDPEISERAFLSIPFAEVAPEFVHPVLEVSLQKLAQQAAGIETLKLRSDISLQRTLEAVSIPSTTPYD; encoded by the coding sequence ATGGCTGAACAAGTTGCAACGTCTGTGATTATCGCCCTGGGTTCGAATATCGATCCCGAAAAAAATCTCCCCGCAGCTGTTCGCTTTATTGCTCAAAATCTGAGACTGACAGTCTTGAAAGTTTCCTCAGTCTACGAATCTGCCCCTCTCGGTTTTCTCGATCAAGCTCCATTCTGCAACGCCGCGATTCTCGTCAAAACAGCACTCGCTGCGCGTCCACTCAAATTTGATGTGCTCCGGTCTCTTGAAGAAAAACTGGGGCGAGTGCGTGACCCCGCGAACAAAAATGGGCCTCGGACGATTGACCTCGACATTGGTTTGTACGGTGCACTGACATTCGCTTCGGAAGATCTTGTGATTCCTGATCCAGAAATCTCCGAGCGGGCTTTTCTATCGATTCCATTTGCGGAAGTCGCTCCGGAATTCGTGCACCCAGTTCTCGAAGTCTCACTTCAAAAGCTTGCTCAGCAGGCTGCCGGCATTGAGACACTCAAGTTACGTTCAGACATTTCACTTCAAAGAACTCTTGAAGCCGTTTCCATTCCATCCACAACGCCCTACGATTGA
- the folB gene encoding dihydroneopterin aldolase — protein MSDFIEIKDLLVRTIIGINPDERKNRQDVVINLKFQVDIRPAGASDDIEDAVNYRTICKSVIAFVEESKFQLVEKLAEEVARLCLKDERIERVWVSIEKPGALRFSRTVGVTIERSQTPEVE, from the coding sequence ATGTCTGACTTTATTGAAATCAAAGACCTGCTCGTGCGGACGATTATTGGGATCAATCCCGATGAACGAAAAAACCGGCAGGACGTTGTGATCAACCTGAAGTTCCAGGTTGATATCCGTCCCGCAGGAGCCTCTGACGACATCGAAGACGCGGTGAATTACCGCACGATTTGCAAATCTGTGATTGCATTTGTGGAAGAATCCAAGTTTCAACTCGTCGAGAAGCTGGCTGAGGAAGTGGCCCGGCTCTGCCTGAAAGATGAACGAATTGAGAGAGTTTGGGTGAGCATCGAGAAACCGGGGGCGCTCAGATTTTCTCGCACGGTCGGAGTGACAATCGAGCGATCTCAGACTCCCGAAGTTGAGTAG
- a CDS encoding SDR family oxidoreductase, with protein MILTGASAIVTGGAVRIGREIGRHLAQVGVNVCVHYGSSQTEADSAVAEFEALGVRATSVSANFAEPVTAANQVVEHATRELGPISILINSAAIFESGTLSDTDEQSWDRHMNINLKAPFFVTQAFQQQLNGQSGAVVNIVDWRGEKPVPGQVAYTISKAGLIAQTKLLAQELGPQIRVNGIAPGAILPAPGESELDFQQKASLNPLQTTGSPSQIAEATLYLLLSEFVTGEILHVTGGQQLS; from the coding sequence ATGATTCTGACAGGAGCTTCAGCGATTGTCACCGGTGGGGCAGTACGAATTGGTCGAGAGATCGGTCGCCACCTCGCACAAGTTGGGGTCAACGTGTGCGTTCACTATGGATCATCTCAAACCGAAGCAGACTCAGCGGTCGCAGAATTTGAAGCGCTCGGAGTTCGAGCAACTTCCGTCTCCGCGAACTTTGCAGAACCCGTTACTGCAGCGAATCAGGTTGTTGAGCACGCAACTCGCGAACTCGGTCCCATCTCCATCTTGATCAACTCTGCGGCGATTTTTGAATCCGGAACGCTCAGCGATACGGACGAGCAATCCTGGGATCGCCACATGAATATCAACCTCAAGGCGCCGTTCTTTGTCACTCAGGCTTTTCAACAGCAACTCAACGGACAAAGCGGTGCGGTGGTGAACATTGTTGACTGGCGTGGCGAAAAACCGGTCCCCGGTCAGGTGGCCTATACGATTTCAAAGGCGGGGTTGATTGCACAAACGAAACTTTTAGCACAAGAACTTGGCCCGCAGATTCGAGTCAACGGGATTGCTCCTGGGGCGATCTTGCCCGCTCCGGGAGAATCCGAGCTGGACTTTCAACAGAAGGCCAGCCTGAATCCGCTACAAACGACCGGTTCTCCTTCGCAAATTGCTGAGGCAACCCTGTACTTGTTGCTCTCTGAATTTGTCACAGGCGAAATCCTGCATGTGACCGGCGGACAGCAACTCAGTTAA
- a CDS encoding glycosyltransferase, translated as MFKDELLEKDEFHPRETSPVRIAFCITELDPGGAEWALFHIVSRLDRTKWTPQVYCLSSGGGLVSRFEEQGVPVKCFGAKSRRDLKVFRWLEAELRKFSPEIVQGFLFHGNIVSRIAGSRAKVPIRLAGHRVAEREKRWHLWIDRLTKKLVQHHVCVSSGVAQFLLKKLRIEASQLTVIPNGIDPNIKLGDFGGLREELGLGSQTRMILAVGRLHRQKGFKTLLEAFRKNAQEWTDAHLVIVGEGAERGSIEAFVERYSLYDRVTLTGFRPDIPELMSEADLFVLSSLWEGMPNVVLQAMLMQLPVIATDVEGVADLITNGVSGCIVKPGSVKELRTAMQDFLADDTTAQEMAKKAKAVVVKEFTWDRVAREYDQLYQSLIEKV; from the coding sequence ATGTTCAAAGATGAACTCCTAGAAAAAGACGAATTCCATCCGCGGGAAACAAGTCCCGTTCGGATCGCTTTTTGCATTACCGAACTTGACCCCGGCGGAGCAGAATGGGCGTTGTTTCACATTGTCTCGCGTCTGGATCGAACCAAGTGGACTCCTCAAGTCTATTGTCTCTCCTCGGGGGGGGGACTGGTGAGCCGGTTTGAAGAGCAGGGGGTTCCCGTAAAATGCTTCGGAGCCAAGAGTCGCCGTGATCTCAAAGTTTTTCGCTGGTTAGAAGCCGAACTGCGAAAATTCTCACCTGAAATTGTGCAAGGGTTCCTGTTCCACGGAAATATTGTCAGCCGAATTGCAGGGAGTCGGGCGAAAGTTCCGATTCGACTTGCTGGGCATCGAGTCGCAGAGCGTGAGAAGAGATGGCATCTCTGGATTGATCGGCTGACGAAAAAGTTGGTCCAGCACCATGTCTGCGTCAGTTCTGGTGTCGCTCAGTTTCTTCTAAAGAAACTCCGAATTGAAGCTTCGCAACTCACAGTCATCCCAAACGGAATTGACCCAAATATTAAATTGGGAGATTTTGGTGGCCTGCGAGAAGAACTGGGGCTGGGCTCTCAAACTCGGATGATTCTGGCAGTCGGACGCCTGCATCGCCAGAAAGGATTCAAAACATTACTTGAGGCATTTCGGAAGAACGCGCAAGAGTGGACTGATGCTCATTTGGTGATTGTGGGAGAGGGGGCAGAGCGGGGCAGCATTGAAGCATTCGTTGAGCGATATTCATTGTATGATCGAGTGACTCTCACAGGCTTTCGGCCTGACATTCCTGAGCTCATGAGCGAGGCCGACTTGTTCGTTCTCTCCTCGCTGTGGGAGGGAATGCCGAACGTGGTGTTGCAGGCCATGCTGATGCAATTGCCAGTGATCGCAACGGACGTCGAAGGGGTTGCCGATCTCATCACCAATGGCGTGTCAGGATGTATCGTCAAACCCGGATCTGTAAAGGAGTTACGAACTGCGATGCAGGACTTTCTGGCAGACGATACGACCGCTCAAGAGATGGCGAAAAAGGCGAAAGCTGTTGTGGTGAAAGAGTTTACGTGGGATCGTGTCGCTCGCGAGTACGATCAGTTGTATCAGTCGCTCATTGAGAAGGTTTGA
- a CDS encoding NIPSNAP family protein, which yields MLRILYAALASLSVITSGMYSFADDGPADVGVYELRVYTCEPGKLDALHSRFKDHTMRIFEKHGMKNVAYWVPSDTEDDKNRLIYIIRHESRDAAAASWKAFIADPEWKAVAKASREAHGKILSKSPESTYMTLTDYSPKVGKADPKKTYELRTYVTEPGRLDALNARFRDHTMKIFSRHGLKSFGYWTPQDEPDSKNTLIYVLEYDNRDAAKAGWKKFGADPEWKKARAASEKDGKILSQRPASVYMVPTAYSPE from the coding sequence ATGTTGCGAATTCTTTATGCTGCGCTCGCATCACTCTCTGTCATCACATCCGGCATGTACAGTTTTGCTGATGACGGTCCTGCTGACGTCGGTGTCTATGAGCTCCGAGTTTACACTTGTGAACCGGGCAAGCTCGATGCGCTTCACAGCCGCTTCAAAGATCACACCATGAGGATTTTTGAAAAGCACGGGATGAAGAATGTTGCTTACTGGGTCCCCAGCGATACTGAAGACGACAAGAATCGCTTGATCTACATTATTCGCCACGAGAGCCGGGATGCCGCCGCAGCTTCCTGGAAGGCGTTCATCGCGGACCCGGAATGGAAAGCGGTTGCCAAGGCGAGTCGTGAGGCTCATGGCAAAATTCTTTCAAAATCGCCGGAATCAACCTACATGACGCTGACGGACTACTCTCCCAAAGTGGGGAAGGCAGACCCGAAAAAGACCTACGAGTTGAGAACCTATGTCACTGAACCGGGGCGGCTTGATGCTTTGAATGCTCGTTTCCGTGACCACACAATGAAAATTTTCTCGCGACACGGGTTGAAATCCTTCGGTTACTGGACTCCGCAAGATGAGCCAGATTCCAAGAACACGCTTATCTATGTCCTGGAGTACGACAACCGAGACGCTGCCAAAGCCGGCTGGAAGAAATTCGGCGCTGACCCAGAATGGAAGAAAGCTCGTGCAGCTTCCGAAAAGGACGGAAAAATCCTCTCACAACGTCCGGCAAGCGTCTACATGGTTCCAACCGCCTACTCTCCAGAGTAA
- a CDS encoding DUF6800 family protein, with translation MGRIERSRELARRRTRRKKLKKLREMHAEAKSDAEKKEIAEKAYRVSPFAVLE, from the coding sequence ATGGGGCGTATTGAACGATCACGTGAGTTGGCTCGTCGCCGAACTCGACGTAAAAAACTAAAAAAACTCCGCGAAATGCACGCTGAAGCCAAATCAGACGCGGAAAAGAAAGAAATTGCTGAAAAAGCATACCGAGTCAGCCCGTTTGCGGTTCTCGAGTAA
- a CDS encoding SDR family NAD(P)-dependent oxidoreductase, whose product MAERSVALITGSATGVGRACAEKFAELGFDVVVNYTKSEAEAKETVKLVEAAGSEALLIKCDVSDDEAVRNMIQQVDERFGSLDVLVNNAACTFPVPHKNLDEMTEERWDRILNVNLKGPFFVTRAAAPLLKKSGNGAVVNTSSVAGIGGVGSSIAYCASKGALNTMTKSLARVLAPEIRVNAVCPGPIDTRWLRTWMTEEQIDEFTADYPIPRCSTPEDVADTILYLAVGTTMTTGQCIVLDGGRTM is encoded by the coding sequence ATGGCAGAAAGATCAGTTGCACTTATCACCGGCTCAGCGACCGGTGTCGGGCGAGCTTGTGCAGAAAAGTTTGCAGAATTGGGATTTGACGTCGTAGTCAATTACACCAAGAGCGAGGCCGAAGCGAAAGAAACCGTCAAACTCGTCGAAGCTGCCGGTTCGGAAGCACTTCTCATCAAGTGTGATGTCAGCGACGACGAAGCGGTTCGAAACATGATTCAGCAGGTCGACGAACGGTTCGGGTCGCTGGATGTTTTAGTCAACAATGCTGCCTGCACCTTTCCCGTTCCGCATAAGAACCTCGATGAAATGACAGAGGAACGGTGGGACCGGATTCTCAACGTCAACCTCAAAGGACCTTTCTTCGTGACACGTGCGGCTGCCCCGCTCCTGAAGAAAAGTGGCAATGGTGCAGTCGTCAACACGAGCTCTGTCGCAGGAATAGGTGGGGTTGGTTCCTCAATCGCCTATTGCGCCAGCAAAGGGGCTCTCAATACAATGACCAAATCACTCGCGCGAGTGCTTGCTCCCGAGATTCGTGTGAATGCTGTTTGTCCCGGACCGATCGATACACGTTGGTTACGCACTTGGATGACGGAAGAACAGATCGACGAATTCACCGCTGACTATCCGATTCCCCGTTGTTCCACTCCCGAAGATGTCGCAGATACGATTCTCTATTTGGCTGTCGGAACAACCATGACCACCGGTCAGTGCATCGTCCTGGACGGTGGAAGAACAATGTAG
- a CDS encoding DEAD/DEAH box helicase, producing MFNNHDHVQEESPQASPQSMPFEFASPEVSETDFQMGSPHLHITGMNGALKRLPPLDSNSVPLLDKAGFIPAWKPFWPKLNTFGLTFPDGIEFLPVAGEKKSDENFKEIAGPKVANPDKSAKKRKSTRIQPPSDALSIEDRLFYVLQPPLESWLKGQELIMPFEPFPYQYEGIAWLFAQQSALLADEMGLGKTMQTITAIRLLLRAGQIRRVLMVCPKPLIPNWQREFKLWAEEIPITTLEGDINRRQMIWQMPGSMVLLANYEVVVRDFMNMREEDHPKFDMVVLDEAQRIKNRESVTAKMIHSIPRDRSLCLTGTPIENRAEEMISLFQFMNVVPKHASPDIRQLSQLSEEYILRRTKDLVAQDLPPRIDRDAMIDLAPAQEYTYKTAEKEGVIQLDGMGESITIQHVFELVLRLKQICNSDPMTGDSCKLDRLVADMEEVSASGGKAILFSQWTKTLDWLAERTKQFGCLTYHGGIPTKKREPILDQFKHDPNCNLILMSYGTGAVGLNLQFAGYVFLYDRWWNPAVEDQAINRAHRIGATASQIIVSKFICKNTIEERIDKVLQEKRELFKRVLGDGDNENSSLSLSAGEIFGLFDLKARNGDNKSRSIRPKPPQSDANAA from the coding sequence ATGTTCAATAATCACGATCATGTTCAAGAAGAGAGTCCCCAAGCCTCTCCTCAGTCCATGCCGTTCGAGTTTGCTTCCCCGGAGGTGAGTGAGACCGATTTTCAAATGGGGTCTCCTCATTTGCACATCACCGGAATGAATGGAGCATTAAAGCGTCTTCCGCCACTCGATTCGAACTCGGTTCCACTTCTTGATAAAGCTGGCTTCATCCCAGCCTGGAAACCGTTTTGGCCGAAGCTGAACACTTTTGGGCTCACGTTCCCGGATGGGATCGAATTCTTACCAGTCGCAGGAGAGAAGAAGTCCGACGAAAACTTCAAAGAGATCGCAGGGCCGAAAGTTGCGAATCCAGACAAGAGTGCGAAGAAGAGAAAATCGACCCGAATTCAACCGCCGAGTGACGCACTCTCGATTGAAGACCGACTCTTTTATGTTCTTCAACCCCCTTTGGAATCTTGGTTAAAAGGGCAAGAGCTGATCATGCCCTTCGAGCCGTTTCCCTATCAGTACGAGGGAATTGCATGGTTATTTGCTCAGCAGTCGGCACTCCTGGCTGATGAAATGGGCTTGGGCAAAACGATGCAAACGATCACGGCAATTCGCTTGCTGCTTCGAGCCGGTCAAATTCGTCGGGTGTTAATGGTTTGCCCAAAACCGCTGATCCCGAATTGGCAACGCGAATTCAAACTTTGGGCGGAAGAGATTCCGATCACCACTCTGGAAGGTGACATTAATCGCCGCCAAATGATCTGGCAGATGCCCGGCTCAATGGTCTTGCTCGCAAACTACGAAGTCGTCGTCCGCGACTTCATGAACATGCGCGAAGAAGATCATCCCAAGTTTGATATGGTCGTCCTCGATGAAGCACAGCGGATTAAAAACCGGGAGTCCGTGACAGCGAAAATGATTCACTCGATCCCTCGCGATCGGAGCCTCTGTCTGACTGGAACTCCGATTGAAAACCGGGCCGAGGAAATGATTTCACTCTTCCAGTTTATGAACGTTGTTCCGAAACACGCTTCCCCGGATATTCGTCAACTCTCGCAGTTAAGCGAAGAATACATTCTGCGACGAACAAAGGATCTCGTGGCGCAGGATCTTCCTCCACGTATCGACCGTGACGCCATGATCGATCTCGCTCCGGCGCAGGAATACACTTACAAAACTGCCGAAAAGGAAGGTGTGATCCAACTCGATGGGATGGGCGAGTCGATTACGATTCAGCATGTCTTCGAACTTGTGCTGCGTTTGAAGCAGATCTGTAATTCTGACCCGATGACAGGCGATTCCTGCAAGCTCGACCGCTTAGTGGCAGACATGGAAGAAGTGTCCGCCTCGGGAGGCAAGGCGATTCTCTTCAGCCAATGGACAAAGACGCTCGACTGGCTGGCAGAACGGACGAAACAGTTCGGCTGCCTGACATACCACGGTGGAATCCCCACCAAAAAACGCGAGCCGATTCTCGACCAGTTTAAGCACGACCCCAATTGCAATTTGATCTTGATGAGTTACGGCACCGGGGCAGTTGGACTGAACCTGCAATTTGCCGGATATGTCTTTTTGTATGACCGGTGGTGGAACCCTGCAGTTGAAGATCAAGCGATCAACCGGGCACATCGAATTGGAGCCACGGCGTCTCAGATTATCGTGAGCAAATTCATCTGCAAGAACACCATTGAAGAAAGAATCGATAAGGTTTTGCAGGAGAAGCGCGAACTCTTTAAACGCGTTCTGGGCGATGGCGATAATGAAAACAGTTCTCTGAGCTTATCCGCCGGAGAGATCTTCGGTCTCTTCGATCTCAAAGCTCGCAACGGGGACAACAAGTCGAGATCGATCCGCCCAAAACCTCCTCAAAGTGATGCGAACGCTGCATAA
- a CDS encoding STAS domain-containing protein, with protein sequence MRHLKIFNVEKLGDILIVTPMGEGSAFRYQDLHLESNVIRQQMMKPENKHLIMNLAQLTYFGSEFIGSLVSMMRETRARGGQARFCNANDQMKQVLQNMSLFKLWPHFDSIEEALENVKETAK encoded by the coding sequence ATGCGACATCTTAAAATTTTTAATGTAGAGAAGCTGGGCGATATCCTGATTGTAACTCCGATGGGTGAAGGGAGTGCGTTCCGGTATCAGGATTTGCACCTTGAATCAAATGTGATTCGGCAGCAAATGATGAAGCCGGAAAACAAGCACCTCATCATGAATCTCGCTCAACTGACCTATTTCGGTTCTGAGTTCATCGGTTCGCTGGTCTCAATGATGCGCGAAACCCGAGCTCGTGGCGGGCAAGCTCGTTTCTGCAACGCCAATGATCAAATGAAGCAAGTTCTGCAGAACATGAGCTTATTCAAGCTCTGGCCACACTTTGACTCGATTGAAGAAGCTCTGGAGAATGTCAAAGAGACTGCGAAATAG